AATGCACCTATAATTATTCCACGCAAAAACACCTTGCGGCCCATTTCCGGGACTGCAAGGTGTTTTTTTATAAGTCTTAAAGGTCCTTTAGACCACCAAATATTCAGCGTTCTTCTCACATTGGGTGCACTTTGCCGGCGGGTCCCAGTCAGAGAATTCCGTTTCCTTCAAATCCACTACATCTGGTGCATCTTCATATTCGTCCACAAACAAATCAATAGCTAATTCTACATGTTCTTTACATACTACATACATTCAACCAAGCATCCCTTTCTGTGCCGCTACGGCCTAATACTCCTTCTATTGTTCTACCATACTTCCCACGAAAATGGAACTCCTATCTATCCATTCCAGCGATCTGTTCATCCATTGTCTATATTCTTGCCCTTCACCAAAAAAAGATTCCTCTCACCCCGAAGGGCAAAAGGAATCTCATCACTTCTCTCTCTCTATTTTCTATAAATATTATTTTAAACTCTCCATCCTACCCTAGAAACTCC
This genomic stretch from Paenibacillus sp. FSL H7-0737 harbors:
- a CDS encoding CxxH/CxxC protein — its product is MYVVCKEHVELAIDLFVDEYEDAPDVVDLKETEFSDWDPPAKCTQCEKNAEYLVV